In the genome of Malania oleifera isolate guangnan ecotype guangnan chromosome 5, ASM2987363v1, whole genome shotgun sequence, the window TGTGACAGGTAATATGAGGCTTTATTCCTGGCTCCTGTTagtatttatttcttttttcaaagTTAGGAAGCATCATaataagaaaattttctaataaaaaaatgTGGCTTTCTTTATGAATGTTGTTGATTGGGAAAAAGATAATTGAAAGAAAGCCGCATATTTGCTTTCAGGCCTAAGCTACGATGCACACATTTGGTCTCTGCGACTCTAAAATCTAAATAATTTATGGTTTtattagttctttttttttttttttttttggaaaatgagaatatgaaggTGAAGAACATCTCTCGTGCGCCATTTAGCATCTATTAAAATCCATGATTTCAAGCTGGTGTCCAATTTAACCATTTTAAGTTATGGTCCAGTTACTTTTCCGTGCTTGCTTATTACCCATCCAGATTTGACCATGCTTTTTCTTGTTCTGTTGAACTCAAGTCTGTGAATGAATGTAGGTTGATAGCCATTTGTGAGGATATATATGCTGCAAGAGCAGAGGGTGAGCTTGGAGTTGAAGAGGTCCTTTACTGGACATTAGTGAAGATTTACAGGTCGCCGCACATGCTACTTGAGTACACCAAACCTGACTAGGCTTGAAGACTAAATATGCTACCCCTAGCTATTAACATCTTCATGGGCGTGATGGTGATTGTATGTTTGATTAAACTCCGGTTGCAGCAAATCAGCTGTGGAAAGCTTCCTATTTGTTCATATGCTTTCTGCATGGCATCCTCTCGTTTTTTTGTTGTTGAAAGGGATCATGAATACTCGGACCCACATACATACAAGTCTGGTGTCTTATACCATATGAATGTTACATCACAGAATGCCAAACAGGGTGTACCAACTTGATTTGAAGATGTTGATAATACAGGAGaggttttattttttaggttctcATTCATTTGCCGTGTATATAATTATACTAGTTACTCTTGTATTTATACTGCATTTTGTTAGTAGGGCACATTTGAAACACGGATACATTCAACAATATCAAATGAATACATCCATTTATTGTGAAAATGATTTCAAGCTCCAGATATAGTCAATGAGTTCACTTAATCTTCTGAATGGTGATGTCccaaaattttctttgttttgagaAATGGTAGAATTGTCATCCATATGGTTCCTATGTGTAGCAGCAATACCCGCAattttagtttttacaattgaACGTCTGAACTTTTGTTATGTAGCCTCCTTTGGATGCGAAtctcaaggattacactaacaTCTGAGTTGCAATTGCTCTGATTCACCTTATTATTTTGCCTGATTTTAGGCTTAATACCTTATTATTTCAGGCTTTGTATTTGAAATTATGTGAATTTCAATAAAagtattataaaattatattaaatattattcaaATACTTGTCCATTTAAAATTATGCTACCAAGGGGTCTTATAAGTAAAATAAAAGTCTGCATGCATATAAATATAGAGACGCATTATATCGTATGCTCTCCAATTTTATTTTGAATCAGGCAAGCCCGTGCTGCCCAGGAAGCAATTATAAATTTTACTAACGATGAGAAGAGGACCTTTAAAAGTGTACGGGAAAAAGTAGAGCAACCACAAAACGCAATCACAACATCTTGCTGCCCTGGCATGCATCGAACAGTAACTCAGAGGCACCTAATGAATAAATTTCCTAATAAATCCCTTCTGGGAAGGAAACTGTTAATGTATAGATCTGTTTCAAAACTCTTGAATAGGAAAGGACTCCACTAAAGgcctgttttttcttttttttaaatacaacTTTCCATGTTCAAATTGCAGAGAAATCAACTTGAGTCAAATATCAACAAAATGTTGAAAATTGGCACTGCTAGAAAGCCCAAGCAAACCAAACAGCCAATAAGCTTTATCGCACCATGAATGAACGGTATTAAATGACTGCCAAAACTGCAGGCGAAAGGTCAAAAAAACTTCCAACAAAAACCTGCCTGGATTAATCGCCCAGAAGTTCTTGAACAGAGTCTTCCTTGGATGTTATCATTCTTTTTTTACTTGTAGCAGAACCCTTTCTCTTTACATTTCCTGGAATTGTCTCATCCATTAACTTCGGGACCGTAAAACAGAAATCTGGAACTGCATCTTTGTATTCTGGATTTGCTTGTACAAATGCTGCTACTTCAGAAGGGCCTCTGACTTTCTTCCCATCAGGTGTATCATAGTGAGCATCCAATTTAGAGAAATCTTTCCTAAGCATCAATGCCCTCTTAAAACCATCTGGGGTCTTTGGAATGTCTGGCTTGTCAATGACCCAAATCCGAGTTGTGTCATATTCGACATCAGCAGGGTCCTCACATGAGACATCAGGTTTCCAGTTGCAGAAAAATGGTTCCTTCGTAAATTTACTTCTAATGACCTCATATTCCTCTTGAGTAGGTATCACCCTCCATTTAAAGCATTTTCCACACTGAGCAGCATACGCGTCAATTGATTTCTTCTTATGTCATGAGAAAAATTGGAAAGCAATCAGCATCCGGTAAATTCACTCAAGAAGCTATACAAGCATTTTATAGCATATTGAACCAAGTAATTAAGCATTTTACAATACACAATCAGTTATTGGATTGCCAAAGGATGTCTGCTAGGAGGGAATTGATTTGCTAACAAGGAATAAAAgcagtttttttttcttttaatattatGGAAAATGGTTAAAGAAGCAATTAGTTTTAAAACTAGGAAACCGTTAACATCCTAGAAAAGCACATAAATTAAACTACAATCAAATACATGCAATTTGGGTCCAAAAAGGATTCTTTTCTGCATGTAACCCCTCTCATCAAGCACACAGTGCTAGTGAAAAACCCAGATGCACAACCCATTGGCTAATCCCAAGGTAGCTACAAAAGACTTGAAGAAGGGATCTAAACTGAATAACCTCTGGCCAAC includes:
- the LOC131155716 gene encoding methyl-CpG-binding domain-containing protein 4-like isoform X1 — encoded protein: MFSSPKIPIQKIHLPSVLGPENIRSRELQLVLQAGRPRMNTPKSRGIAKKKSIDAYAAQCGKCFKWRVIPTQEEYEVIRSKFTKEPFFCNWKPDVSCEDPADVEYDTTRIWVIDKPDIPKTPDGFKRALMLRKDFSKLDAHYDTPDGKKVRGPSEVAAFVQANPEYKDAVPDFCFTVPKLMDETIPGNVKRKGSATSKKRMITSKEDSVQELLGD
- the LOC131155716 gene encoding methyl-CpG-binding domain-containing protein 4-like isoform X2; the protein is MFSSPKIPIQKIHLPSVLGPENIRSRELQLVLQAGRPRMNTPKSRGIAKKSIDAYAAQCGKCFKWRVIPTQEEYEVIRSKFTKEPFFCNWKPDVSCEDPADVEYDTTRIWVIDKPDIPKTPDGFKRALMLRKDFSKLDAHYDTPDGKKVRGPSEVAAFVQANPEYKDAVPDFCFTVPKLMDETIPGNVKRKGSATSKKRMITSKEDSVQELLGD